In Paenacidovorax monticola, the genomic window TGCACTTCAGTGCCCTCCGAGATACGCAGCGCGCACCTTGGGGTCGCGCCGCAGTTCGCGGCCCGCGCCCTGGAGCGTGATGCGGCCGGTCTCCAGCACGTAGCCTCGGTCGGCCACGGCCAGGGCCTGGTTGGCCATCTGCTCCACCAGCAGGATGGTGACGCCCAGCGTGCGCAGGCTGCGGATGGTGTCGAAGATCTCCTGAACGATCAGTGGAGCGAGGCCCAGCGAGGGCTCGTCGAGCAGGAGCAGCTGGGGGCGCGCCATGAGGGCGCGGGCGATGGCCAGCATCTGCTGCTCGCCGCCGGACATGGTGCCTGCCATCTGCTGCTGGCGCTCGCCCAGGCGCGGGAAGCGCTCGAACTGGGCCTGGATGTCGGCCTCGATCTCCGCCGCGCTGGCTTTGCGGTGGTAGGCGCCCAGCACCAGGTTGTCGCGCACGGTCTGGTCGGCGAACACCTGGCGCCCTTCGGGCGACTGCGCGATGCCCAGCGCCACGCGCCGGTGCCCAGGGATGGCCGCGAGGTCCTGCCCCTGGAACAGCACGCGCCCGGCCTTCGCGGGCTCCAGGCCCGAGATGCAGCGCATCAGCGTGCTTTTGCCCGCGCCGTTGCCGCCGATGATGGTGACCACCTCGCCCGCCTGCACATGCAGCGAGACGCCCTTCAATGCCTGCACGGCGCCGTAGTGCACGTGCAGGTCGTCGATGCGCAGCAGTTCATCGGGCATGGGC contains:
- a CDS encoding ABC transporter ATP-binding protein; translated protein: MPDELLRIDDLHVHYGAVQALKGVSLHVQAGEVVTIIGGNGAGKSTLMRCISGLEPAKAGRVLFQGQDLAAIPGHRRVALGIAQSPEGRQVFADQTVRDNLVLGAYHRKASAAEIEADIQAQFERFPRLGERQQQMAGTMSGGEQQMLAIARALMARPQLLLLDEPSLGLAPLIVQEIFDTIRSLRTLGVTILLVEQMANQALAVADRGYVLETGRITLQGAGRELRRDPKVRAAYLGGH